A single genomic interval of Agarivorans aestuarii harbors:
- a CDS encoding ABC transporter permease has product MDNNSLSVEEILQSKRLLKRKKRMLLAFTMPLLIFVFITFISPIATMLYRSVYHPTVSQLIPLSLAELNTWDEAGDQLPNSQALKQFAIELQGLSKERLSGKLAEEINRLKPGSSSLIKSSARKLKKKSLEELQQNGDTLLLGYSKKWQDINLWRAMKRAGQAFTDSYYLTTFDLKRNAAGEIEQRDTQIYLKLYWKSLKIALIITFLTALLAYPLAYYLANAPSKIANRLMVLVLLPFWTSLLVRTTSWIAILQTNGVVNSTLQALGLIDEPFEMLYTQFATVIAMTHILLPFMILPLYSVMKNIDPSYFRAALSLGARPVPAFVKIYLPMTIPGVSAGALLVFIISIGYYITPAIVGGTEGQMISNIIAFHMQSSNNWELAAALGSLLLALIIALYWLYDRFVGVNNIKLG; this is encoded by the coding sequence ATGGATAACAACAGTCTCAGCGTAGAAGAAATACTCCAGAGCAAACGCTTGCTTAAACGCAAGAAGCGGATGTTGCTGGCATTTACCATGCCGCTGTTGATATTTGTCTTCATCACCTTTATTTCGCCCATTGCCACTATGCTCTATCGTAGTGTTTACCACCCTACGGTAAGCCAACTTATCCCCTTGAGCTTGGCAGAGTTAAACACTTGGGATGAAGCCGGCGACCAGTTACCCAACAGCCAAGCGCTCAAACAATTTGCCATTGAGCTTCAAGGGCTCTCTAAAGAGCGCTTATCAGGAAAACTTGCCGAAGAAATCAACCGACTCAAACCCGGCAGTTCTAGCTTAATTAAATCTAGTGCCAGAAAGCTCAAGAAAAAGTCGCTAGAAGAATTACAGCAAAATGGTGATACCTTGCTGCTTGGCTACTCCAAAAAGTGGCAGGACATAAACCTATGGCGAGCGATGAAGCGGGCCGGACAAGCCTTTACCGATAGTTACTACCTCACGACCTTTGATTTAAAACGTAATGCAGCTGGCGAGATTGAGCAGCGAGATACCCAGATTTACTTAAAGCTGTATTGGAAGAGCTTAAAAATAGCGTTAATTATTACCTTTCTCACAGCGTTGCTAGCCTATCCCTTGGCTTACTACTTGGCCAACGCGCCAAGCAAAATAGCTAATCGTTTAATGGTATTGGTATTGCTGCCTTTTTGGACCTCACTGCTGGTTCGCACCACTTCTTGGATAGCCATATTGCAAACCAACGGCGTGGTTAACTCCACATTGCAGGCACTAGGGTTGATAGATGAGCCCTTTGAGATGCTTTACACCCAGTTCGCTACAGTTATTGCTATGACTCACATATTACTGCCATTTATGATTTTACCTTTGTATAGCGTGATGAAAAATATCGACCCGAGTTATTTTCGTGCAGCACTTTCCCTAGGAGCTCGACCTGTGCCTGCATTTGTAAAAATTTACCTACCAATGACCATTCCCGGGGTAAGTGCCGGCGCCTTGTTGGTATTCATTATTTCCATTGGCTACTACATTACTCCAGCGATAGTAGGCGGCACCGAAGGACAGATGATCTCAAACATTATTGCCTTCCATATGCAGTCCTCGAATAACTGGGAACTAGCTGCAGCGTTGGGGTCACTATTGTTGGCCTTAATCATTGCCCTATATTGGCTTTACGACCGCTTTGTGGGCGTAAATAACATTAAGTTGGGCTAA
- a CDS encoding ABC transporter permease, translating into MKSYPKYFTFWHILAHYGLRFCSLLVLAFLMLPILVIIPLSFNVEPFFSFTEGMLALEPEAYSLKWYAEIWHDDKWLLAIKNSFFIGICATLIATVLGTLAAIGLSNPAMPWQKLWMAILLSPMIVPLIITAAGMYFFYSQLNLAGSYLGVILAHAALGTPFVLITVNAALSGFDYSLVNASLGLGARPLTTFFKVIMPLIRPGVISGALFAFITSFDEVVVVLFLAGPEQRTIPRQMFSGLREQINPTILAVATLLIVISAMLLFTIEYLRARSERIQSGELDS; encoded by the coding sequence ATGAAAAGTTATCCAAAGTATTTCACCTTTTGGCACATCTTGGCACACTACGGTTTACGCTTTTGCTCACTGCTAGTGTTGGCTTTTTTAATGCTGCCGATTTTGGTGATCATTCCGCTGTCATTTAACGTAGAGCCCTTTTTCAGCTTTACCGAAGGCATGTTAGCCTTAGAACCCGAAGCTTACTCGCTAAAATGGTATGCCGAGATTTGGCATGACGATAAGTGGCTACTGGCGATTAAAAATAGCTTCTTCATTGGAATTTGTGCCACTTTAATTGCCACGGTATTAGGTACCTTAGCGGCCATTGGCCTTAGCAACCCAGCCATGCCTTGGCAAAAATTGTGGATGGCTATTTTGCTTTCGCCGATGATTGTGCCGCTGATTATCACCGCAGCTGGGATGTACTTCTTTTATAGCCAGCTTAACTTGGCCGGATCTTACCTCGGGGTTATTTTAGCCCACGCCGCTTTAGGTACTCCCTTTGTATTAATCACTGTAAATGCAGCACTGTCTGGCTTTGACTATTCCTTAGTAAACGCCTCGCTAGGCCTAGGCGCGCGCCCACTCACAACCTTTTTTAAGGTGATTATGCCGCTAATCCGCCCGGGGGTAATATCTGGCGCCCTGTTTGCCTTTATCACCTCGTTTGATGAAGTGGTGGTGGTATTGTTTTTAGCTGGGCCAGAGCAGCGAACCATTCCTCGGCAAATGTTCTCTGGTTTACGCGAGCAAATTAACCCTACCATTTTGGCCGTTGCCACATTACTCATCGTAATTTCAGCCATGCTGCTATTTACCATTGAGTATTTACGTGCTCGCAGCGAGCGGATTCAAAGCGGTGAGCTAGACAGCTAA
- a CDS encoding glutathione peroxidase: MLENREGQNVPSVTFHTRQNDAWVDITTEQLFKDKTVVVFALPGAFTPTCSSTHLPRYNELAGVLKENGVDEIVCLSVNDTFVMNAWLADQEAENITVIPDGNGEFSEGMGMLVGKNDLGFGKRSWRYSMLVKNGVIEKMFIEPDVAGDPFEVSDADTMLNYINADAKKPSAISVFSKPGCPFCAKAKQLLHDKGMAFEEVILGTDATSVSLKAISGRSTVPQVFVDGKHIGGSEELEAYLA, from the coding sequence ATGTTAGAGAATCGCGAAGGCCAAAATGTACCAAGTGTTACTTTTCATACTCGTCAAAACGACGCTTGGGTAGACATTACTACAGAGCAGTTATTCAAAGATAAAACCGTGGTTGTTTTTGCCCTACCAGGTGCATTTACACCAACTTGTTCATCAACACACTTACCACGCTACAACGAGCTAGCTGGTGTACTAAAAGAAAATGGCGTTGATGAAATTGTATGTTTAAGTGTTAACGACACCTTTGTAATGAATGCATGGTTAGCAGACCAAGAAGCTGAAAACATTACGGTAATTCCAGACGGAAACGGTGAGTTTAGCGAAGGCATGGGCATGCTAGTGGGCAAAAACGACTTAGGTTTTGGCAAACGCAGCTGGCGCTACTCTATGTTGGTGAAAAACGGCGTTATCGAAAAAATGTTTATTGAGCCAGATGTAGCGGGCGACCCGTTTGAAGTATCAGATGCCGACACCATGCTTAACTACATTAATGCCGACGCTAAAAAGCCTTCTGCGATTAGTGTATTTAGCAAGCCTGGTTGTCCTTTCTGTGCCAAAGCTAAGCAATTATTACATGATAAAGGCATGGCATTTGAAGAAGTAATCTTGGGCACCGACGCCACTAGCGTAAGCCTTAAAGCCATTAGCGGCCGCAGCACTGTTCCACAAGTATTTGTAGACGGTAAACACATTGGCGGTAGTGAAGAGCTAGAAGCTTACTTAGCTTAA
- a CDS encoding dihydrolipoyl dehydrogenase, with product MSNSEVTQSVDVAIIGGGTAGLAAYRAAKEHTDSVLMIEAGPYGTTCARVGCMPSKLLIAAAENAHQYEKSAQFGVNLGKPQIDGHAVMQRVKSERDRFVGFVLESVEGIDVQHKLDGYAEFVNQNQLSVKHSDGSTSLVEAKRIVIASGSRPAFPAPWAELGDRLLVNDDIFEWDTLPESIAVFGPGVIGLELGQALHRLGVKVLMFGVGGAVGPLTDPTLTDYANTTYAEEFYLDSDAKVELIERSENGVKLRYIDKQGTTVETEVDYLVAATGRRPNTDKLGLDKLDIQLDERGVPVADHYTLQTSISHIFIAGDASNQIPLLHEAADQGKIAGDNAGRCKEVRAGLRRTPIAAVFSDPQIAMVGESYRDIEKRLGSCGCFEIGEVSFENQGRSRVMLVNKGIAHLYGEQGTGRFLGAEIIGPNAEHLAHLLAWAHQAKMTVSQMLDMPFYHPVIEEGVRTALRDLNAKLHLGPEMIDACMECGVGS from the coding sequence ATGTCAAATTCAGAAGTTACGCAGTCTGTAGATGTAGCCATTATTGGCGGCGGAACCGCAGGTTTAGCCGCATACCGCGCCGCAAAAGAGCATACCGATTCGGTATTGATGATCGAAGCAGGTCCTTACGGCACCACTTGTGCACGTGTGGGCTGTATGCCAAGTAAGTTGCTTATTGCAGCAGCCGAGAATGCCCATCAATATGAAAAGTCGGCCCAGTTTGGGGTTAACTTAGGTAAACCGCAGATTGACGGTCACGCCGTAATGCAACGAGTAAAGTCTGAACGGGACCGCTTTGTTGGCTTTGTATTAGAGTCTGTTGAAGGCATTGATGTACAGCATAAACTTGATGGCTACGCTGAATTTGTAAACCAAAACCAACTAAGCGTTAAACATAGCGACGGTTCAACAAGCCTTGTTGAAGCTAAACGCATTGTAATCGCCAGTGGCTCGCGCCCTGCTTTTCCAGCTCCTTGGGCTGAATTAGGTGACCGCTTATTGGTAAACGATGACATTTTTGAATGGGATACCTTACCAGAGTCAATTGCGGTATTTGGCCCAGGCGTTATTGGTCTAGAGCTTGGCCAAGCACTGCACCGCTTAGGTGTTAAGGTATTGATGTTTGGTGTGGGTGGCGCAGTAGGCCCATTAACCGACCCAACCTTAACTGATTATGCCAACACCACTTACGCCGAAGAGTTCTATTTAGATTCAGACGCTAAGGTTGAGTTAATTGAGCGCAGTGAAAATGGGGTCAAGCTTCGCTATATCGATAAACAAGGTACAACAGTTGAAACTGAAGTTGATTACCTAGTTGCTGCTACTGGGCGCAGACCAAATACCGATAAACTGGGTTTAGATAAACTGGATATACAGCTTGATGAACGCGGTGTGCCGGTTGCCGACCACTACACTTTGCAAACATCGATAAGCCATATTTTTATTGCTGGTGACGCTAGCAACCAGATCCCTCTGCTGCACGAGGCCGCCGACCAAGGCAAAATTGCTGGCGATAACGCCGGACGTTGTAAAGAAGTTCGCGCTGGTTTACGCCGAACTCCAATAGCGGCAGTATTTAGCGACCCGCAAATTGCTATGGTGGGTGAGAGCTACCGTGATATTGAGAAACGCTTAGGCTCTTGTGGCTGTTTTGAAATTGGCGAAGTAAGTTTTGAAAACCAAGGCCGCAGCCGAGTAATGCTAGTCAACAAGGGCATCGCCCACTTGTACGGCGAACAAGGCACCGGACGCTTTTTGGGCGCAGAAATCATTGGTCCAAATGCAGAGCACTTAGCCCACTTACTGGCTTGGGCGCATCAAGCCAAAATGACGGTTTCGCAAATGCTGGATATGCCGTTTTACCACCCAGTGATTGAAGAAGGGGTGCGCACCGCACTACGTGACTTAAATGCTAAGTTGCACCTAGGTCCAGAAATGATCGACGCCTGCATGGAATGTGGTGTAGGTAGCTAA
- a CDS encoding GGDEF domain-containing protein encodes MSAFRFFISLALSYFLVCYNLAFAADVNSSSQQIYLAEDQQVLPHRYSDIPSWLNKLSQVDRVKLSGGSYWLVKKINISQPNQWIASVDGPVIENIDYYLYSEGNQMRHLSSGYLHPYEYLFSYARHIDTPSLGGYWLITRISSQYYTEQPQLSFGHKSDMSQLYHWRASVITLCLGGLLILAIYNGAVGLVQQDRVFAYFSGYLFAITLALALVFHVAAHLLQLRITQLHLLPVLLIPIFSVLFYCRFLNLQQHAPRLLLASRYLIALCLFSIPVAVIWVNWAVILVYCVILLWIVLALASAFQCWRQGSKQAQLFILSTLLLLIPALLLAMAVVPKNTTTLLAADLSILLSCILSTLFMSLALHYKFKRLTLESLLVAQQLNEERDAARLDALTGLNNRYAFNEFVSSIEFGEEHHTSLALVDIDYLKSINDHAGHQEGDKLIKLVAEALNMVLSDKVKLYRIGGDEFAAFSDSLSCSEIDEKLAIADKIIQLNGTAQSGISFGSASTDDCEDAEQLFYRADMTMYQQKAQRKRKTKLVALNQQP; translated from the coding sequence ATGTCTGCTTTTAGATTTTTTATTAGCTTAGCTCTAAGTTACTTTTTGGTTTGTTATAACTTGGCTTTTGCTGCCGATGTGAACAGCAGTTCCCAGCAAATATATTTAGCCGAAGACCAACAAGTACTGCCACACCGCTACAGCGATATTCCCAGCTGGCTAAACAAATTAAGCCAAGTTGACCGCGTGAAACTAAGCGGTGGAAGCTATTGGTTAGTAAAAAAGATTAATATCTCTCAGCCTAATCAATGGATAGCCAGCGTAGACGGTCCGGTTATCGAGAACATAGATTACTACCTTTATTCAGAAGGTAACCAGATGCGCCACCTTAGCAGCGGCTACTTGCATCCTTACGAATACTTATTTAGCTACGCTCGCCACATCGATACCCCAAGCCTCGGCGGCTATTGGCTAATCACCCGAATTTCTAGCCAATATTATACCGAGCAGCCACAGCTCAGCTTTGGCCATAAGTCAGACATGAGCCAACTCTATCATTGGCGAGCCAGTGTAATTACCTTGTGCTTAGGCGGCTTACTGATCTTAGCCATATACAATGGTGCGGTAGGACTAGTGCAGCAAGATAGAGTATTTGCCTACTTCAGCGGCTACTTATTTGCTATCACTCTGGCTTTGGCTCTGGTTTTTCATGTTGCAGCCCATTTACTGCAGCTACGTATTACCCAACTACACCTATTACCAGTGCTGCTAATCCCGATATTTAGCGTATTGTTTTACTGCCGCTTTCTCAATCTTCAACAACATGCTCCACGCTTATTACTAGCCAGCCGCTACTTAATTGCGCTGTGCCTTTTCAGCATTCCGGTGGCGGTTATTTGGGTGAACTGGGCGGTGATTCTGGTGTACTGCGTCATTTTGCTTTGGATAGTTTTAGCCCTAGCAAGCGCCTTTCAATGCTGGCGTCAAGGTTCCAAACAAGCCCAGTTGTTCATACTATCAACCCTGCTGCTGCTAATACCTGCCTTACTATTGGCGATGGCCGTAGTACCTAAAAACACCACAACATTGTTAGCAGCCGACTTATCCATTCTATTGAGCTGCATACTTAGTACCCTGTTTATGTCACTGGCCCTGCACTATAAGTTTAAGCGTCTCACGCTGGAGTCATTATTGGTTGCTCAACAGTTAAATGAAGAGCGAGATGCAGCACGCCTAGACGCCTTAACAGGCTTAAATAATCGCTATGCCTTTAACGAGTTTGTGAGCAGCATTGAATTTGGAGAAGAGCATCACACCAGCCTCGCCTTGGTGGATATTGATTATCTGAAAAGCATTAATGACCATGCTGGCCATCAAGAAGGCGACAAGTTAATTAAGTTAGTAGCAGAAGCCCTCAACATGGTGCTCAGCGACAAAGTTAAACTTTATCGGATTGGCGGCGATGAGTTTGCAGCTTTTTCAGACAGCTTGTCTTGCAGTGAAATTGACGAAAAACTGGCAATTGCCGACAAAATCATTCAACTCAATGGCACCGCGCAAAGTGGTATCAGTTTCGGCAGCGCCAGCACCGACGATTGCGAAGATGCCGAGCAATTATTTTACCGAGCAGACATGACCATGTACCAACAAAAAGCACAGCGCAAACGCAAAACCAAGCTAGTGGCGCTTAATCAACAGCCCTAA
- the fabV gene encoding enoyl-ACP reductase FabV — protein MLISPQLSGNIARNCHPPGCKAYLQQQAEYIQQQAPINGAKKVLILGASSGFGLASRLSLALGGGADTIGVSFERGPNEKGLGSAGWYNNIFCKELAEQKGLIAKNFIGDAFDPAMRSQVIDFIKQEFAGKVDLVIYSLATGKRKTESGQWQSVLKTTDKPLHGLSINLETEQLEPQTVELASADEVEATTKVMGGDEWRNWIDALQQAEVLAPTCKTIAYSYVGPERTAAIYRDGTIGRAKQHLHVTAQELNKQLQTQVGGNAYACVCKALVTKASVYIPVMSPYIALLYQVMKEQQTHEECIEQAYRLFSQHLYPSGGQVRLDEFNQLRIDDLELSPQVQQEIDSRYPCITADNFKSTTDFTGYKTAFLRLNGFAVDGVDYQVPCDIEALSQLKP, from the coding sequence ATGCTTATTTCTCCGCAATTAAGCGGCAATATCGCTCGCAATTGTCACCCACCAGGTTGTAAAGCCTATCTGCAACAACAGGCCGAGTATATTCAGCAACAAGCGCCGATAAACGGCGCTAAAAAAGTGCTAATTTTGGGTGCCTCTTCTGGTTTTGGACTAGCGTCTCGCTTGAGCTTAGCCTTAGGAGGAGGAGCTGATACCATTGGCGTTTCTTTTGAGCGCGGCCCTAATGAAAAAGGGCTTGGTAGCGCAGGCTGGTACAACAATATTTTCTGCAAAGAACTCGCCGAGCAAAAGGGCTTAATCGCCAAAAACTTTATTGGTGACGCTTTTGACCCAGCCATGCGCAGCCAAGTGATTGATTTCATCAAACAAGAATTTGCTGGCAAAGTCGATTTAGTGATCTATAGCTTGGCCACTGGCAAACGTAAGACCGAATCAGGCCAATGGCAATCGGTACTCAAAACCACCGACAAACCACTCCATGGCCTTAGCATTAATTTAGAAACCGAGCAGTTGGAGCCTCAAACTGTTGAATTAGCCTCAGCCGACGAGGTAGAAGCCACGACCAAGGTAATGGGTGGTGATGAATGGCGAAACTGGATCGATGCCTTGCAACAGGCCGAGGTACTTGCGCCAACCTGTAAAACCATTGCCTATTCCTACGTGGGCCCAGAGCGCACTGCCGCGATATATCGCGATGGCACCATTGGTCGAGCCAAGCAACACTTACATGTAACCGCACAGGAACTAAATAAGCAACTGCAAACCCAAGTCGGCGGCAATGCCTATGCTTGTGTGTGTAAAGCCTTAGTGACTAAAGCCAGTGTGTATATCCCTGTAATGTCTCCTTACATTGCGCTGCTTTATCAAGTGATGAAAGAGCAGCAAACTCATGAAGAGTGCATTGAGCAAGCTTACCGTTTATTTAGCCAGCACCTTTACCCAAGTGGTGGACAAGTGCGCTTAGACGAGTTCAACCAGCTGCGCATCGACGACTTAGAACTGAGTCCGCAAGTGCAGCAGGAGATAGACTCACGCTACCCCTGCATTACTGCCGACAACTTCAAAAGCACCACCGATTTTACCGGCTATAAAACAGCATTCTTGCGGCTAAATGGCTTTGCTGTAGATGGGGTAGACTATCAAGTACCTTGTGATATTGAGGCCTTAAGCCAGCTCAAACCATGA
- a CDS encoding GNAT family N-acetyltransferase, with translation MIDIQTISAEQTLAIRQQVLWPEHDQAFCRVAEDEQGEHYGAYLNGELIMVASLFVKQTSIRLRKFACLPQHQGKGYGSYMLNYLVEQQKGRPLTKFWFDARCSAISFYQGLGFLVTSEAFDKHGVAYVKMAKNLK, from the coding sequence ATGATAGACATTCAAACAATTAGCGCAGAACAAACCCTAGCAATTCGCCAACAAGTGTTATGGCCAGAGCACGATCAGGCTTTTTGCCGCGTCGCTGAAGATGAACAGGGTGAGCATTATGGCGCTTACCTTAATGGCGAACTAATTATGGTGGCTTCGCTTTTTGTAAAGCAAACCAGTATTCGCCTACGTAAATTTGCCTGCTTACCCCAGCATCAAGGTAAAGGGTATGGAAGCTATATGCTTAACTACTTGGTAGAGCAACAAAAGGGTAGGCCATTAACTAAGTTTTGGTTTGATGCCCGCTGCAGCGCTATTAGCTTTTATCAGGGTTTAGGTTTTTTAGTGACTAGCGAAGCCTTTGATAAACACGGCGTTGCCTACGTAAAAATGGCAAAAAACCTTAAGTAA
- a CDS encoding class I SAM-dependent methyltransferase, with protein MQPCEQLPETGFCLVLDGECLALRYCDEAKLGDVKVDFLAGRVAHRRQYGGAEAVSKAVGVKKGQRPSVIDGTAGLGRDAFVLANLGCEVTMLERSPWVAALLGDGLRRAKADADIGQWVGQRMRLIYASSIDDLAQQNLQADVVYLDPMYPHRKKSAQVKKEMRVFQLLVGADLDADLLLEQALKVAQKRVVVKRPSYAEPLAGKVAHNHLSTKTHRFDIYSLI; from the coding sequence ATGCAGCCATGCGAACAGCTGCCAGAAACCGGTTTTTGTTTGGTACTTGATGGCGAATGCTTAGCCCTGCGCTACTGCGATGAGGCTAAGTTGGGCGATGTTAAAGTTGACTTTCTAGCTGGTCGGGTTGCCCATCGTCGTCAATATGGTGGTGCAGAAGCAGTGAGTAAAGCGGTTGGCGTAAAAAAAGGTCAGCGCCCCAGTGTCATCGATGGCACGGCGGGTTTAGGCAGAGATGCGTTTGTATTAGCCAATCTAGGCTGCGAAGTGACTATGCTGGAGCGCTCCCCTTGGGTTGCCGCCTTGCTGGGCGATGGCTTACGGCGGGCTAAAGCCGATGCCGATATTGGCCAATGGGTTGGCCAACGTATGCGTTTAATTTACGCCAGCAGCATTGACGATCTCGCACAACAGAACTTGCAAGCCGATGTGGTCTACCTCGATCCGATGTATCCGCATCGTAAAAAGTCGGCTCAAGTAAAAAAAGAAATGCGGGTTTTTCAGCTACTGGTTGGAGCCGACTTAGACGCTGACTTGCTGTTAGAACAAGCTTTAAAGGTTGCGCAAAAACGAGTAGTGGTAAAAAGGCCCAGCTATGCAGAACCTCTAGCAGGTAAAGTTGCCCATAATCATTTAAGTACTAAAACCCACCGTTTCGATATTTATTCACTGATTTAG